A portion of the Blastopirellula sediminis genome contains these proteins:
- a CDS encoding bifunctional aminoglycoside phosphotransferase/ATP-binding protein, whose amino-acid sequence MSIDSDALVEWLMTPSAYADGTTRVERLETHISWIFLTNRFAYKLKKPVRFDFLDFHTPQMRRAACEAEVRLNRRLGGDTYLGVVPITQSDAGLAIDGEGTPIDWLVKMKRLPADRSLDRLIAEERLKPHDIEPLAKTLSRFYAAQPPLEIAPAEYRRHFEEHVRSNLHDLANSDVSLDQGAIRRIHQAQLRLLLHHPHLFDERVESGRIVEGHGDLRPEHAFLLAEPVVIDCIEFNADYRRIDLWDELCFFAVECETLGAGWIGEFLLEAYQGASDDNPPDSLSHFYRSYRACVRAKVNAIQAGAAPEDVQRSLLAGAQARLEIADKAARQLSRPQLIIIRGLTGSGKTTLAERLAATYAVDHLQTDAIRRELFGASDERAGYGQAIYRPENREFVYDQLFSAAAERLQQGHSTIIDGTFLTAAQRSRAVELAEQHNATPALLVCECPEEIAKVRIVRRAQEGNSLSESHLDILAAQQQREEPDPEGVESHKIDAAADLDQQVAAAINTLRIHH is encoded by the coding sequence ATGTCGATTGATTCCGACGCCCTCGTCGAGTGGCTTATGACGCCGTCCGCCTATGCGGACGGCACAACCCGCGTCGAGCGTCTGGAGACGCACATTTCGTGGATCTTTCTGACCAATCGGTTCGCTTACAAGCTGAAGAAGCCGGTCCGGTTCGACTTTCTCGACTTTCACACGCCGCAAATGCGCCGTGCGGCGTGCGAAGCGGAAGTGCGCCTGAATCGCCGTCTGGGAGGTGATACGTACCTCGGGGTCGTCCCGATCACCCAGTCGGACGCCGGCTTGGCGATCGATGGCGAGGGGACGCCCATCGATTGGCTGGTGAAGATGAAGCGGCTGCCGGCCGATCGCTCGCTTGACCGCCTGATTGCGGAAGAGCGTCTGAAGCCGCACGACATCGAACCGCTCGCGAAAACCCTTTCGCGGTTCTACGCGGCTCAGCCTCCGCTAGAAATTGCACCTGCCGAGTATCGCCGCCATTTCGAGGAGCATGTTCGCAGCAATTTGCATGATCTCGCCAATAGCGACGTTTCGCTCGATCAGGGCGCAATTCGCCGGATTCATCAAGCGCAGCTTCGGCTGCTCCTTCATCATCCCCATCTCTTTGACGAGCGGGTCGAGTCAGGGCGAATTGTGGAAGGTCACGGCGACTTACGTCCTGAACATGCGTTTCTGCTCGCCGAACCGGTCGTGATCGACTGCATCGAGTTTAACGCCGACTACCGCCGGATCGATCTGTGGGACGAACTCTGTTTCTTTGCAGTCGAATGCGAAACGCTTGGCGCCGGTTGGATTGGCGAGTTTTTGTTGGAGGCTTACCAAGGAGCGAGCGACGACAACCCGCCTGACTCCCTCTCTCACTTCTATCGCAGTTACCGGGCCTGCGTGCGGGCCAAGGTAAACGCGATCCAAGCCGGCGCGGCGCCGGAAGACGTACAGCGAAGTCTGCTCGCAGGCGCACAAGCGCGGCTGGAGATCGCCGACAAAGCGGCCCGGCAGTTGAGCCGTCCGCAATTGATCATCATCCGCGGGCTCACCGGCAGCGGCAAAACGACGCTGGCCGAGCGTCTGGCCGCAACCTACGCCGTCGACCATCTGCAAACCGACGCGATTCGCCGCGAGTTATTCGGCGCTAGCGACGAGCGCGCCGGTTACGGCCAGGCGATCTATCGTCCGGAAAATCGGGAGTTCGTCTATGACCAACTCTTTTCCGCCGCAGCCGAGCGCTTGCAACAAGGGCATTCAACCATCATCGACGGGACGTTTCTCACTGCGGCCCAGCGAAGTCGCGCCGTCGAGTTAGCCGAACAACACAACGCGACGCCGGCGCTGCTGGTTTGCGAGTGTCCGGAAGAGATCGCCAAAGTGCGAATCGTGCGACGAGCCCAGGAAGGGAACTCCCTCTCGGAATCGCACTTGGATATCTTGGCGGCACAGCAACAACGGGAGGAACCTGATCCGGAAGGCGTGGAGAGTCACAAGATCGACGCCGCGGCGGATCTCGATCAGCAGGTCGCTGCGGCGATCAACACGTTGCGTATCCACCACTAG
- a CDS encoding aminoacyl-tRNA deacylase — protein MPDTFLAGHRRMLWALDLQQNIEDLSHRSIEGEITMNVTEYLHEKQVNFEKILHPNAYGANRLAQTLGVSGHQVAKTVLLNADGDYTSVVAVLPADKSVDLRAAAQMLGDCKLTLATEEQISQHCPDCEVGALPPFGSQYHMHTIMDASLLEYENIVFEGNTHHEAIQMTASDFRMIESPLVGHFAR, from the coding sequence ATGCCTGACACGTTCTTGGCCGGCCATCGACGCATGCTTTGGGCGCTCGATTTGCAGCAAAATATTGAAGACCTATCCCATCGCTCGATTGAAGGAGAAATTACCATGAACGTCACCGAATACCTGCATGAAAAACAGGTCAACTTTGAGAAGATCCTGCACCCGAACGCCTACGGCGCCAATCGTCTGGCACAGACGCTTGGGGTGTCTGGACATCAAGTCGCCAAGACGGTTTTGCTGAATGCAGATGGAGACTACACCTCGGTCGTGGCGGTCTTGCCGGCCGATAAGTCGGTCGATTTGAGGGCCGCGGCGCAGATGCTCGGCGATTGCAAGTTGACGCTCGCCACCGAGGAGCAAATCTCTCAACATTGTCCCGATTGCGAAGTGGGCGCGTTGCCCCCGTTTGGTTCGCAGTACCATATGCATACGATTATGGACGCGAGCCTGCTGGAATACGAGAATATCGTGTTTGAAGGCAACACGCACCACGAGGCGATCCAGATGACCGCGAGCGATTTCCGCATGATTGAATCGCCGTTGGTCGGCCATTTCGCCCGCTAA
- the odhB gene encoding 2-oxoglutarate dehydrogenase complex dihydrolipoyllysine-residue succinyltransferase, which translates to MSIELKVPDPGESIQEVQIGRWLKKEGDAVKEDEFLVELETDKASMEMPAPTQGVLREIFKREGDLVTVGEVIGILDDGAAAEAPAAAPAAKPAAAEVEKPAPTPEPTPAPAPSPRGARPTIISSSSTAAKSAPSTNGESENAKYEHTRPEPKKPAPAPVPAPVKTQEVAPRVESNVAPQAGEKIVPMPLIRRRIAETLKGAQQNAALLTTVNQVDMSNVMALRKKYGEWFLNQWGVKLGFMSFFVKATIDALKQQPALNAEIRDGDKIVYRDFYHIGVAIGSKKGLVVPVLRNAERMRFAEIELAIADFAARANENRLSAAELSGGTFTISNGGVYGSLLSTPIVNPPQSGVLGMHSIEERPVARNGEVVIRPMMYLALTYDHCMVDGREAVLFLKRICDAIEEPARMLLEA; encoded by the coding sequence ATGAGCATTGAACTCAAAGTGCCCGACCCGGGCGAGTCGATCCAAGAGGTTCAAATCGGCCGCTGGCTGAAGAAAGAAGGGGACGCGGTCAAGGAGGACGAGTTCCTGGTCGAGCTCGAGACCGACAAAGCTTCGATGGAAATGCCCGCTCCGACCCAGGGCGTGTTGCGTGAAATCTTCAAGCGCGAAGGGGACCTGGTTACCGTCGGCGAAGTGATCGGCATTCTGGACGATGGCGCCGCGGCCGAAGCCCCCGCCGCCGCTCCGGCCGCGAAACCGGCCGCCGCCGAAGTCGAAAAGCCCGCTCCGACTCCGGAACCGACCCCGGCGCCTGCTCCGTCGCCGCGCGGCGCTCGTCCGACGATCATCTCTTCGTCGTCGACCGCCGCCAAATCGGCGCCGAGCACCAACGGCGAATCGGAAAACGCCAAGTACGAACATACCCGTCCCGAACCGAAGAAGCCGGCCCCCGCGCCGGTCCCGGCTCCGGTCAAGACGCAGGAAGTTGCGCCGCGCGTCGAATCGAACGTCGCTCCGCAAGCGGGCGAAAAGATCGTGCCGATGCCGCTGATCCGCCGCCGCATCGCCGAAACGCTCAAGGGCGCCCAACAGAACGCCGCGCTGCTGACGACCGTCAACCAGGTCGACATGTCGAACGTCATGGCGCTGCGAAAGAAGTACGGCGAATGGTTCCTGAATCAATGGGGCGTCAAGCTCGGCTTCATGTCGTTTTTCGTCAAAGCGACGATCGACGCGCTGAAGCAGCAGCCGGCCCTGAACGCCGAAATCCGCGACGGCGACAAGATCGTCTACCGCGACTTCTATCACATCGGCGTCGCGATCGGCAGCAAGAAGGGCCTGGTCGTGCCGGTTCTGCGTAACGCCGAACGGATGCGTTTCGCCGAGATCGAACTGGCGATCGCCGACTTCGCCGCTCGCGCCAACGAAAACCGTTTGAGCGCGGCCGAACTGTCGGGCGGCACCTTCACGATCTCCAACGGCGGCGTCTACGGCTCGCTGCTGTCGACCCCGATCGTCAACCCGCCCCAAAGCGGCGTGCTCGGCATGCACTCGATCGAAGAACGCCCGGTCGCTCGCAACGGCGAAGTCGTCATCCGCCCGATGATGTACTTGGCGCTGACCTACGATCACTGCATGGTCGACGGTCGCGAAGCGGTTCTCTTCCTGAAGCGGATCTGCGACGCGATCGAAGAACCGGCCCGCATGCTGCTGGAAGCGTAG